In Rosa chinensis cultivar Old Blush chromosome 1, RchiOBHm-V2, whole genome shotgun sequence, a genomic segment contains:
- the LOC112180698 gene encoding probable inactive purple acid phosphatase 27: protein MGSSGTCGVPKLICVVFVILFLGSCASSSSSLHPLVVQSQIEHLNHTAISEFRLLNRKFLGNCRNPSPYLQISVNSSPGGLGDDEFVTVNVSGILNPSKNDWVAMISPANSDVSTCPLNTFYYIQTGDFSKLPLLCHYPVKATYMSADPDYLSCKKKECKKYQNGTSHCAISTCSGSLTFHVINIRTDIEFVLFSGGFEVPCILKKANPLKFANPKKPLYGHLSSIDSTGTSMKLTWVSGDEKPQQVQYGDGKSQTSVVTTFSQDDMQSLPAIPSPAKDFGWHDPGFIHSAVMTGLEPSSSFSYRYGSDSVGWSDRIQFRTPPVGGSDELKFLAFGDMGKAPRDSSVEHYIQPGSLSVIEAVTDEINSGNVDSVFHIGDISYATGFLVEWDFFLHQINPVASRVSYMTAIGNHERDYIDSGSVYVLADSGGEVGVPYETYFPMPTPAKDKPWYSIEQGSVHITMISTEHDWTKNSEQYQWMKKDMASVDRSKTPWLIFMGHRPMYTSAPGFLSVDEKFVDEVEPLLLASKVDLALFGHVHNYERTCSIYKSQCMKLPSKDEAGIDTYDHSNYSAPVQAIIGMAGFSLDKFPSGINNSWSLSRHSEYGYLRAHATRTDIKLEFVNANTRKVDDSFHITKA from the exons aTGGGTTCTTCCGGCACTTGTGGGGTTCCCAAACTTATCTGTGTTGTGTTCGTGATATTGTTTCTTGGCTCCTGtgcttcttcatcatcttccttgcACCCTTTGGTTGTCCAGTCACAGATTGAACACCTTAACCACACGGCAATATCAGAGTTTAGGTTGCTGAACAGAAAATTTCTTGGCAACTGTCGGAATCCGAGCCCATATCTGCAAATTAGTGTTAACTCGAGTCCTGGTGGCCTTGGAGATGATGAGTTTGTGACTGTCAATGTTAGTGGCATCTTGAACCCTTCTAAAAATGATTGGGTGGCCATGATTTCACCTGCTAATTCTGA TGTCTCAACCTGTCCTTTGAATACGTTTTACTATATACAGACTGGTGATTTTAGTAAACTTCCACTTCTCTGCCATTATCCTGTTAAG GCAACATACATGAGCGCTGATCCTGACTACCTCAGTTGCAAGAAGAAGGAATGCAAAAAGTATCAGAATGGTACCAGTCACTGTGCTATCTCCACCTGCAGTGGTTCGTTAACATTTCATGTTATTAACATCAGAACCGACATCGAATTCGTCTTGTTTTCTGGTGGATTTGAGGTCCCTTGCATTTTGAAGAAAGCAAACCCTCTGAAATTTGCCAATCCAAAGAAGCCACTGTATGGACATCTCTCGAGCATAGACTCAACTGGAACATCG ATGAAATTAACATGGGTCAGTGGAGATGAGAAACCTCAGCAAGTACAATATGGAGATGGAAAATCACAGACTTCAGTAGTTACCACATTTTCACAAGATGACATGCAGA GTTTACCTGCCATACCAAGTCCAGCCAAAGACTTTGGGTGGCATGATCCAGGCTTCATTCATTCAGCAGTGATGACAGGACTTGAGCCTTCATCTAGCTTCTCTTATAGATATGGAAG tgaTTCAGTTGGTTGGAGTGATCGAATCCAATTTCGCACTCCCCCTGTGGGAGGATCTGATGAACTCAAATTTCTTGCATTTGGCGATATGGGAAAGGCTCCTCGTGATTCTTCTGTAGAGCATTATATTCag CCAGGATCCCTCTCAGTGATTGAAGCCGTGACAGATGAAATAAATTCCGGGAATGTAGACTCTGTCTTCCACATTGGAGATATAAGCTATGCCACTGGGTTTTTAGTTGAATGGGATTTTTTCCTTCACCAAATCAACCCTGTTGCTTCTCGAGTTTCATACATGACAGCTATCGGGAACCATGAGAG GGACTATATAGACTCTGGATCGGTGTACGTTCTTGCAGATTCAGGTGGGGAAGTTGGAGTTCCCTATGAGACTTACTTTCCAATGCCAACCCCAGCAAAGGATAAACCATGGTATTCCATAGAACAAGGAAGCGTCCACATCACGATGATTTCAACAGAGCATGACTGGACCAAAAATTCTGAGCAG TATCAATGGATGAAAAAGGACATGGCTTCAGTTGATCGATCTAAAACTCCTTGGTTGATATTTATGGG GCATAGACCAATGTATACATCTGCCCCTGGATTCCTGAGTGTTGATGAAAAATTTGTTGACGAAGTTGAACCATTACTTCTGGCAAGCAAA GTTGATCTGGCCCTGTTTGGTCATGTCCATAACTACGAGCGAACCTGCTCCATTTATAAGAGCCAGTGCATGAAATTGCCTAGCAAAGATGAGGCTGGGATAGACACATATGATCACAGCAACTACAGTGCCCCAGTGCAAGCTATAATTGGAATGGCTGGCTTTTCCTTGGACAAGTTTCCCAGTGGT ATTAACAATAGTTGGAGTTTATCAAGGCATTCCGAATATGGTTATCTCAGAGCGCATGCAACAAGGACAGATATCAAATTAGAG tTTGTGAATGCAAACACAAGAAAAGTTGACGACAGCTTTCACATTACAAAAGCATAA